The Helianthus annuus cultivar XRQ/B chromosome 15, HanXRQr2.0-SUNRISE, whole genome shotgun sequence genomic sequence ATACCCAAAAAAACCAATAAGTTTAAGCGAAGTTAACCAACAAATTCGCCTAAATAAATGGGAATGAAGTGTGTGGAACCCTAAATCATCAGTTCGGCAGAAGAGAAGAGCTGGTAATTGGGAAATAGAGCAGCAACTTTGTGGTTGATTCATTGATCCTCTTCTTTATATGGGGTGGCTGGAAACGGATGTGGAAACTGAAAGAGGGACAATTGAATTGCACAAAATGATAATAACATTGAATGCTTCATTGATCCTCTTCGATATGTAATCAATTTTGGTTTAATTGGCTTCATAAACCATGGGGGAAGATGAAGAGGAATGAAGTTCAGGTGTCTCTGGCGTCTTAATTCAATTAACTCTTTTAATTCCATTATATCAATTAACTCATTTGTGTTAACTTAAATTTATAATAATTTGTAAGAATTAAAATAGTATTcacgttaaaagaccattttaccccaaAATTAACCTTATTTAGTATTGTACTATAAGCAATGTATTTAAGAGGCtcataatgaaggttgtaaaaaagttgatataactaaatttttaagtATATATAGATATTAGTGTTATCGatattaaaaagagaaaacaaaaaaaaaataaaaatatacgcCGCATACAGGGCGACACTGGACGTCTAGTGTggtccaaaagaccattatagccTTGTGTTGCCCTAGTTTAGCCTTAACTCAAGGGTATAATAATCTTTTAAACAACCCTAGACGTCCAGTCTAGCCCTGTACGCgacatatattttttttgttttctctttttaaaagtttactaaaatgattaaaaaattaaaaaaataaaatggcAAATTACCATTTTAACCATGAAACACCCTCAGTCTAGGCCTAATTTAGGGCTAAAATTGTAATTTGCCatctataaaagtgtttttttaaaaaacccCTTATATACATACGCCTCATACAGGCCTATACTAGACATATAAGAGAGGcaaaaaagaccaatttacccATTCGTATAGCCCCAaatcaggggtaaaatggtctttttcgTCTATACGCACCGTATGGGCCTCTACGAGACATATACGGGGCATATAAGACAAAATATGACATAATCAAAGATTCTCTTGAAAATTGAAAAAAGGTTATACGCGCTGTATAGAACTATACGAGTCGTATATGAGGGTGTGTGAATAGGCACTTGGGTGTGTGAATATGTAGACcctttttattaatatattaaacatatataattaccaagtatataaaTATCAAAAAATAAGTAAATTACAtgtaatataaattaattaataaatactaaacgagtcgagcctgagcttgaaaaattatcttcgagccgagctcgagctcgaactttcatatgttaaacgagctcgagctcatCTTGTTTGCACCCCTATTTTTAGTTGATAAATGTTGCATCAGTAATTGGTAGCAAGATCTATAGCAAATGTGAAGGAGCAGAAGAATGACAATTTGATTGGTTTGAATGATGTGTGGTATTGTGACTGAGCGACCTTACAAGACAATAAAATAATTGATGACAGTTGTATAAATTTTTGATGAATGCACCAAGAATTCTATCTTTATTAAGGCCTCTATTATAGAACTTGGATTATTAGTATTAAGGTGTGTAAAATAATATCTGTTTCTATGAGTTCAAAAGTTTGAGTCCTGTGCGACGAAGAATGGTGTATAATTATATATAGAGTAGATGGCTCTTAATAAAAAGACCTCTAAGAAAAGTTGATATACTATACATTTATACATTTAATTATACGTGTGTGTAACAATTTCAGCCGTCAGTCTCCATCTGTCGGACAAAACACATATCTTTGGTAAAAGATGTATAATTTTGATGAGGCCATGCCTATAATTCTACTGTCAACTTGTTTGAAAATAGCTCTAGAGAGTAGAGACGAGGTTAATAATATGTACACCAATACACAAGATATTATTTTAATGAAAACGATGTAGAAGAAAAACTTGAGACGAGTGTGTACAATGAATGGTGTCTTTATTATTTTCCATATATACGTATCCAAGTTGCTTGATAGAGTTAAGATTATTAACGAGTGTGGTGCGATTTAATGGAAAACATTTATGATACAATaccaaacaaaattatttataatagtaTTATATTTAATAACACATAACATTGGTATTGGCATTCATTTTAGTTCTTCTTCTACTTTTATTTTACAGTAACGACTTACCAACATGATTCAAAATCCCCGTAGCACCTCGCTACGAAGACATATTACAACATAAAAAAGATAACAAAGGAACCAAAGTACATTTTGTATTGCTTCTATAAACATGAAAATCAAAATGTCCCCAGTCGCGCTACATGATATGCCTGTCATCTTTGATCTGGTTCTTATCCGTTCATACGCCATTTATTTTATCTCTCTGTCTTTAATTTACGCTAATTTAGGCCTCActggttaataattttaacaacTAACTTGCATTTGTGTATATGTCTTTACAACCTGAATTTTTCAAAGTTGTAATTAAACAATATGGAAAGTAATAAAGGCATCATTCATTGCAGACACTCGTCTCTTACTCAATTTTCCTTGTACATCATTTTCATTAAAATAATATCTTGTGTATTATCCTACATCAATTTTCCTTGTACATCATTTTCATTAAAATAATATCTTGTGTATTGTCCTACAATTTGTTAACCTCGTCTCTACCACCTCGTCTCTACTCTAGAGCTAATTTTAAAGGAGTAGACAATAGAATTATAGGCCTAGCGTCATCACATTTATAAATCTTTGATGTCATCAAATTTATGGCATTGATGTTGTTTAGTGGGTACAATGGTATAAGAGGGGAATAGGCACTCTAGGGTAGTACCATAGCACCAATAGGGTGGTGGTCCATTTGGAAAGAAAAAACCTTTAAACATTTTGGTTGAAAACCATTTTAGGGAGTGGAATAGGTtattaagatgcgggtttcacccctaacttaacaacttcgcTCCTAGCTGTGGTTGTGCTCACCGAATCAATTCGGGAGTTCCACTAGATAGAAATGGAGATTTCCGTTGAGATGTGGATCTTACACCTAACTCAACGAAAGGTTCTCGTGCTGAGAAtaatgcgctgagtgagcgatCTTGTCGAGAGTTCTTGGTTGTCACACCTATTCTCGACTCAATCACTCGTTGGTGTTATGCAAGTATCGTCaaacgtgtgtattgtgttagtcTTAGGAAAGACAAAAGTATGttttcagccttaggaaaggctccttcgtacgaagctgtaTGTGCGGGAgttcgaacgaagatgtagtttTCGCGAGTTCAAATGAGAGTATCAAAAGTAGGCTTGTACCAAACCCTTACTGGGTTCGCACGAAgccggtctgttggtacttagactatagactaggtcaattttaCACGACttgacctaattccctatagttatggctctgataccaatctgtcacaccccaaccgatgacggaatcatcagggcgcggcactaggcgaatcagattactcaagagaatccataacaactatttggtgacaatatttaatgcgttcattatcccatactaataaacaatatttcatcaAACAGTCATACAGATTTCATGtctctcaaacaatacaaatccaacaacctagattttatgtgggtttctagacttcctagtcTTGATTCGAGATAAACTgcgattaacctgcaacatgcgttaaaataaagtcaatacaaaaagtattggcgagtatacaagtttgcatagatatagtatagaaagcgtttacgcataaccagcatgtaacacataATAGGCGAATCAAGTAAGCTATCAACAATGATACACCCTAACCGCGAGACTGtgttgtagagtatgcgcgacacgtgttcaccactgcgaacacgtgaagtaGAGTGTGTTGTGATCCCTAGCAACTCCTGTCAACGACAGGTGCTGAGTTCAAATTATAGTACTATCGTTACTAGAGGCGGTCCGGCACGTAACAttgttgttggtgcatacgtctgtcgacttcgtcttcgttcgagtcttagattagtaTTGAAAGATCcaggcacgaaaaacgagaaacgTATGTAATAaattcatttcgcacgaaatagcattaGGCTATTACGTACGAAATCAAAgttgctatttcgtacgaaatagcatgtggctatttcgtgcgaaatcaaagGTCTATATATAGGTGCTTGATCATTTCATTTCGTACGAACTCTTGATTCCGACGCCGAAGTGTTGTCGAAGTGTCTCTGGCCTGTAAAAGCTTTCAGATCAATAAACAAGAGAGATTAATGATATTCTAGTGTCATACAAGCTGAacgaagactgaatcaatgaattccgcctctgattatGTCTAAGGACTCTTCTGACCGACTCGTGCAatcgatcctacatgtggtatcagagctcaggaggaagagttcttatcatttagcttgttttcgctggaaaattctgatttctacaccttcttttcaaaattaatcaagttttcatggttaaaatggactgattttcacGTATAACGTGCGTAACAtagttttaacaaatccttgaaagaatcagatctaaaatcgacctagaacttgatcaattttgtcaaaaattgTCCGAACAGGTGACATCAACaacatttcgtacgaaatagctcaTTCCGTGTGAAATTATCatatcatttcgcacgaaatcaaaaGTTTGCAtactcatttcgtacgaaatcaacctTTTGAGttgtatttcgcacgaaatcaactgTTGgacttcatttcgcacgaaatattGTGTTTGAACttcatttcatacgaaatcaaCATCCATTTCGTACCAGAAGTCTATTTCGTTTGAAACAGGCATTTCGTGTGAAAAGCGTATTTCGCTTGAAGAGTTATTTCGCACCAAGTTGATTTCGTAGGAAAATTAATATCGTGTGAAAGTGAATTTCGTTTGGAAGTgattgatttcgtttgaaagctGAACTTGTGAAACTTGTTACCGAAACATGGAAAGTTTAGAAGAATTGGCATATTATTATTATGAATCTCAACAATACAGTCTTgtaaaggaagaagaagaaccaatTTCAACAGAAAAGATTTCAAAAGATATTTTAGAGAAAGATAAAAATGCTTTAGAAGTTGATTCAGAAAAAGTTGAAAGGGATTTAGAAGTTGATTCAGAGAAGATGGAAAAGGATTCAGAAGAAGTTTCAGAAAAATCTCCAGTTTTTGATAAATCATCAGATGAAGAAAGTGACGATGACAGTGAAGAAATTGAAAAACTTGAATATTATAAAAGAATGTTTGCACCTGAATTGTATAATATGTTTTATGCAGGTAAACTGGAAGAGCTTAAAAATAAACAAGCTGCGAAAATGAAGAATCATAAGTCAGCAAATGTGGAAGAAATTGTACAAACTAAGAAGAAATAGGTTGACAGTGTTCATCAAAAAGCATCTGAACATGATGAGACAACTGTGTTGTCACAGAATGATGAAATCAAACCTGAAGAAAGAGTACGAGTGGTAATGAAACAGGTTGAAGAAATTCCAGCTTTCAAGAACGAGAATGAAGCTGATGACAAAAAGATCCTTGGGATGTGCTCAAATTGTGAAAAATCAAAATctgaaaatgtcaaactgttaagaGATGTTGACATTTTGACACTGAAAATCAAatatttgaaagaaaaagaaaaagattttgaaattcAGAAATGAAGATTTTTAGATAAAATtggaaaataaaaatttaaaagaaaaacaaacaaaatttcaagatcaaataaaagttttggaaaatgaaaaatttgtTATTGAAGAGAATaaagttgaaaatgaaaaagCAATAAACTCTCATCTTGAGAAAATTACTCAACTTGAGAAAGAAGTTGAGATTGCtagaaataaaattgatgatcttgaaaagaaattgaaaggttttgtgacctcgtcAGTATTTCTGAATCAtttatgtccaaaaccgatcaatggaattccaataagtgacaatgtcacaaattttgacaaagtcaaaattgaagattgtgatgataaaactgatgataaagatgagaaaaagaaaatatttttgaaattaaaagaaaaatttcaagaaactgttttgcaatctacagaaaaaggtgaatgttcatcacagaaacctttgaagaagaatgCAGAACGAAAACAAAAtgtgaaaaattcagaaaattttcaaaacaacaataaaagttcatcagttcaatcatccaatcgtgataaaaaaccacaaaaattggaAAATTAAAACTCACAAAAaattggtaataagtggtgcaggtttgaccacagtgctcaaaagtcaaatccagcttACAAGAGGAGTgatgattaccacaaagccaAACAATGTTATGATTTAAGTGTGTGGTTTGGAAGTGAagaatggtatgataacagagtgtgttacacatgtggttttcaaggacacattgctgttaactgccataGTCAGAGTTTTGAGATAAGAAGATGCTTTCAATGccatatcaaaggtcacattgccagagattgcccaatgagatccaacgaaagatcgagggttgaatctcagAAAAAAGCTAAGAAATCAGTTATAGTCGAAGAAAAGCCATCTATTGAGGTAAATTCtagaacagaaagtgaagctttcacaagggtagaaagacagactgaggaagaaaaggaagaaagcgAGGGAATAtcttgaaaggattttgtcctcggatacaactaGAAAATCAGATaacagttctgataaatcgttttgctctccaaagaatgatcagtcaagtaaaacgaattcatcagatacaaatctgaggacaaaagggataataaagaaagaaaaagtggttaatcaaaagattaacaaaacaaagaaagtgaaattttcacttcctggtgatgaatttgtttcttcggaaacaaaggagccacgtgCAGGCGACGaatctggttcgtcaaagccagaggagccatctATTGAGGTAAAAAGTGATAATTCCGTTaagacaatggatgatgcaagctttccatcattgtcaaacggaaaattaaaacaaaaaattgaAAAGAAACCGAGTGATAATCACACAAAAACACCCAAGgttcgtcaggcttgggtggatctctttaaatgaaaacctgacttgccggagttcccaagttggtaatagtggagcaggaatcggcatcattcttgaaaatgttgtGTTTGAATAAATCCACAGGTGGTAGAAAAGTGGGTTGtctcctacaagtggttaatcaaggtcattaaattgaacttgatttaaccttcataaaaaaacaaagtgatgagttTTTCCCCTATCCTACAAATGGTAACAACAAAACTaatttccggaaaaaccattttgattaaaacaaacttaagtgttttgaaattataatgggaaaatagtttgttgtaaggggagttctgattgtttaagccaagtggatggcgaattgaagcgattcaaatcagtttgtcaagtttgtatagtttgttttcaaattttcctagaaaatcaaaattgaaacatattttgattttagggggagtaaaaattttagaaaaattcgaaaatttaaaaaatgtcaaaaacattgaaaaattcaaaaggagttttgttgtgaaaaagggaaaatgatagtacatcagctagacagttgcggtacgctaaagaaatgcAAAGTTTTAAAGCATTAatcagtctcactgatgatatgccgataggtttttacacatttagtaaattttttaggatataaacaaaaataataacttgcttttacgtggggaacatctcctggatatataggtaacccctgaaatcctgtttgaaagactctatttctgatatactaggtctttgtacgtgatgatatctggggtattataccaggacttctgattttgcgggagcaatagcctagtcctcgtataatactttgcatttgctttaaTCTTTAAAGCCAGCCCttagtacaaaaaatgatgaaacattgaaaattgttaatcatgtgctgttgaataAAAGATCtccaaaggggacccaccgaaagtcgagccatcatctctctgtacgaacggaagttctaacctgagctctcatggcctcgcatttaccccttacagatatcattagtgtgcattcacctgtaagattgaatataggagtctggatatgggagtatattctgagatggtacACACATATAAGTCAagatcttaaaacactaaattcgtatcCTGAGCATATTGaaatttgtgtaaaaatttaagaggatcagtatattggcaatctaagcgaattgtttaatcctgaatatgaaatcaaagcttaacggtatTTGTAACTTGTCGATAGCttatatgattccctaacacaaactcacaaaaattttGTTTGTTAGTATTtatttactgcatttcatttaaatcaaaaatccaaaaagattgtattttagcataaaattttgaaaattcaaaaagattttcgacaactgatggtgaaaagctgattttcaaaattccaagtgttaaacatgatgaacaagtGGTTTGGGAGAGTTTGATTGAAATGAAATTTGATCTTGAAAagattaaatggttcattaagttgaaaccaAACTTGAAGTGTTGTAACTGCAAGTAATAAGAAAAGATTCTAAAATTGTTAAATCCTAAATAATTATGAATCTTATGTTTCGGGAAGAGATTTGTGCAGGATAAAGCCAGGTTCCTGATTCTGAGTGATTATAGAGAGCCAGGCTATGATCTAGAACTTGTGAGAGCTTAAGCAGGACTAAAGCCAGGATTCGATTTCAAGGCAATAGCTaattccagacggcgatcccagcttgataaaagggggagtctgacgaggttaGAGCCAGAGATAGATTCTGAAACATCATTCAAGGGGGAGTGTTGATGTTGATAGAAAGATGATAAAGTTTTGAAGAATTCTTACAATGGAGAACATTTTGGAAAGATTGAGAAGACTGACCAAGACTGAAGAGTCGACATGCTGAAGACTcgtaccgaagacttcgtcaacatccgagagggagtctgttggtgcatacgtctgtcgacttcgtcttcgttcgagtcttagattagtaTTGAAAGATCaaggcacgaaaaacgagaaacgTATGTAATAAAGTCATTTCTCATGAAATAGCATtaggctatttcgtacgaaatcaaagttgctatttcgtacgaaatagcattaggctatttcgtacgaaatagcatgtggctatttcgtgcgaaatcaaagGTCTATATATAGGTGCTTGATCATTTCATTTCGTACGAACTCTTGATTCCGACGCCGAAGTGCCGTCGAAGTGTCTCTGGCCTGTAAAAGCTTtcagatcaataaacaagacagatTAATGATATTCTAGTGTCATACAAGCTGAACGAAGactaaatcaatgaattccgcctctgattctgtctaagaactcttctgatcgactcgtgcaatcgatcctacaattgtATAAGCATAGCAACAAATAATTCAACTAATGACGTATAACATGCGTGTGTGGTTAGCGTTTGAAATGCGTTTAAGTGTTGTGTTTTTAATAgagaacgtatgttacacccaaaagtgcgttaagcgaaaaaaaggttcgagtatactcacagtgtgtgTTTAGCAAGTAGACACAAgctggattggattgaagggagcgcgttggGTTAGCCTGTGTACGGAGACAGTAGCATAAGTCGTTGAACAGAGCATTGAACATTGTGTAAC encodes the following:
- the LOC110913647 gene encoding uncharacterized protein LOC110913647 translates to MESLEELAYYYYESQQYSLVKEEEEPISTEKISKDILEKDKNALEVDSEKVERDLEVDSEKMEKDSEEVSEKSPVFDKSSDEESDDDSEEIEKLEYYKRMFAPELYNMFYAGKLEELKNKQAAKMKNHKSANVEEINDEIKPEERVRVVMKQVEEIPAFKNENEADDKKILGMCSNCEKSKSENVKLLRDVDILTLKIKYLKEKEKDFEIQK